A window of the Odocoileus virginianus isolate 20LAN1187 ecotype Illinois chromosome 20, Ovbor_1.2, whole genome shotgun sequence genome harbors these coding sequences:
- the TARM1 gene encoding T-cell-interacting, activating receptor on myeloid cells protein 1 has translation MGFPRAGGRGAPRPETRFLPEALPKPSLRAWPGSVVPARSSVTLRCGAPTRDVSFTLRKGGRVWEMVQSPDSTEGWAEFHLPDVTSSHAGEYSCEYHGTGDPRVSSRPSDALLLLVTGYLQKPSLQAHRRGAVIEGQEVTLQCQRPATDLGTVMFALLKAGSAAPVQVRAPAGRETDFSLQERERQRQRGL, from the exons atgggcttccccagagCAGGTGGGAGGGGCGCCCCCAGACCTGAGACCCGCTTCCTTCCAGAGGCGCTTCCCAAACCCTCCCTCAGGGCCTGGCCCGGCTCGGTGGTTCCCGCCCGGAGCTCCGTGACCCTGCGATGCGGGGCTCCCACCAGGGACGTAAGCTTCACTCTCAGGAAGGGGGGACGCGTCTGGGAGATGGTCCAGTCACCCGACTCCACAGAGGGCTGGGCTGAATTCCACCTCCCCGATGTAACGTCCAGCCACGCGGGAGAATACAGCTGCGAATATCACGGGACGGGGGACCCCCGCGTGAGCTCACGGCCCAGTGAcgccctgctgctgctggtgaCGG GGTATCTCCAAAAACCTTCCCTCCAAGCCCACCGAAGGGGCGCAGTGATCGAAGGACAAGAGGTGACCCTGCAGTGCCAGCGGCCGGCCACGGACCTGGGGACCGTCATGTTCGCTCTGCTCAAGGCAGGAAGCGCAGCGCCGGTGCAGGTCCGGGCGCCGGCCGGGCGGGAGACGGACTTCTCCCTGCAGGAACGTGAGCGCCAGAGACAGCGGGGACTATAG
- the NDUFA3 gene encoding NADH dehydrogenase [ubiquinone] 1 alpha subcomplex subunit 3, with product MAERVASFLKNVWAKEPVLVASFAIAGLAVIVPTLSPYTKYSLMINRATPYNYPVPLRDDGTMPDVPSHPQDPQGPSLEWLKRL from the exons ATGGCTGAGA GAGTCGCATCCTTCCTCAAGAATGTCTGGGCCAAGGAACCTGTGCTGGTGGCATCCTTCGCCATTGCGGGCCTCG CTGTAATCGTGCCCACACTCAGCCCCTACACCAAGTACTCGCTCATGATCAACCGGGCCACACCGTACAACTACCCGG TGCCCCTCCGAGACGACGGGACCATGCCTGATGTGCCCAGCCACCCCCAGGACCCCCAGGGCCCGAGCCTGGAGTGGCTGAAGAGACTGTGA
- the OSCAR gene encoding osteoclast-associated immunoglobulin-like receptor has product MAEVLSLQLLTLCETPTPFPLGPWLGWGLPEGRGSDSQGASPPTPAARTSPWAPGKSEHPGSHVYSGSPASSPKPWLGAQPAAVVTPGVNVTLRCQAPQPAWRFALFRSAELTAVIHRDVAVELAEFFLEEVTPAQGGSYQCCYWRRGWGPDVWSHRSDALELLVTDELPRPSLVALPAPVVAPGANVSLRCAGRLRGMSFALYREGEAAPLQYRDSEQPWADFPLLGARAPGTYSCYYHTPSAPYVLSARSEPLVVRAEGSGASDYTQGNVLRLALAALVLISLGALVVFDWHSQNRASGNVWA; this is encoded by the exons ATGGCGGAGGTGCTGAGCCTGCAGCTGCTGACTCTCTGTGAGacacccacccccttccccctggGTCCCTGGCTGGGCTGGGGTCTCCCTGAGGGCAG GGGCAGTGATTCTCAAGGAGCTTCTCCTCCTACTCCAGCTGCGCGCACGTCTCCTTGGGCTCCCGGGAAGTCCGAGCACCCAGGCAGCCACGTTTACtcaggctccccagcctccagccccaaGCCGTGGCTGGGCGCTCAGCCCGCTGCAGTTGTGACCCCCGGGGTCAATGTCACCTTGAGGTGCCAGGCACCCCAGCCCGCCTGGAGGTTTGCACTCTTCAGGTCTGCAGAGCTCACTGCTGTGATTCACCGGGATGTAGCTGTGGAACTGGCGGAgttcttcctggaggaggtgaccccAGCCCAGGGGGGCAGTTACCAATGCTGCTACTGGAGGCGAGGCTGGGGGCCAGATGTCTGGTCCCACCGCAGTGATGCCCTGGAACTGCTGGTGACAG ACGAGCTGCCGCGCCCCTCGCTGGTGGCGCTGCCCGCGCCGGTGGTGGCGCCCGGGGCCAACGTGAGCCTGCGCTGCGCCGGCCGCCTGCGGGGCATGAGCTTCGCGCTGTACCGCGAGGGCGAGGCGGCCCCGCTGCAGTACCGGGACTCGGAGCAGCCCTGGGCCGACTTCCCGCTGCTCGGCGCCCGCGCGCCCGGCACCTACAGCTGCTACTACCACACGCCCTCCGCCCCCTACGTGCTGTCGGCGCGCAGCGAGCCGCTGGTGGTCCGCGCAGAGG GCTCGGGCGCCTCGGACTACACCCAGGGCAACGTCCTCCGCCTGGCGCTGGCGGCCCTGGTCCTCATCTCGCTGGGTGCGCTGGTCGTCTTCGACTGGCACAGCCAGAATCGCGCCTCTGGCAACGTCTGGGCCTGA